The sequence below is a genomic window from Pleuronectes platessa chromosome 13, fPlePla1.1, whole genome shotgun sequence.
GAGGGCACGCTGCCTGTCACGGCACGAGGAGCCAATCAGAAACGGGACGCTCGGTCGCCGGGGGAACGTCTGGTCTCCATGTCCTGCACCGACAAAATGGCAAAGTGAGTGTTGAGACATGTGACATCAAAGGATCTCCTCAGGTGGATTCTTTAAGATCTGGCCCACGTTCACTGGAAGTCACTGATCACCTGAGTCGATCTCAGTGGTCCAGGGTGAAGGTCACAGTGAAtatgaatctgaaaaaaaagaaatatgtagGCTACAACTGCAGAACGTTTTTTGTGTCAACAGGTGGAGCGTGGTcggcctccagggggcgctgctgtcCCACCTGGTGGAGCCGGTCTACCTGCACAGCCTGACCGTGGGGACGCTGAGCCACACGGGTCACCTGGGCCGAGCCCTGAGCCGGCGCCTCGAGGCCGTCAAGCACCTCCCCTTCCCCTACCGCCGCCGGCAGCCGCTGCTCAGCTGTAGGTCCACGAGGCGtcgacacactcacacaactacacactcacacaactacacactggTACAACTACACACTGGTACAACTACACACCTCCTGGTGATCCAGATGGAGACGTGTGGTGTCCTGGACGCAAGGTCTCCTCTGATCTACAGCAAATCAGGGTGTCTGCATTGAGACGTCTGAGAGAGAACACATCAGTCCTCTCgaaattcaagatttttataAATCTACAGTCATGAATTATTTGCTGGGAAATGagtgaaaatgtccaaaagatttaaataaataaataatccaacAGTTATTAGAAAGATTCCTGGATCCAGATGATCGTCAAAATAAAACGGCCTCTCTCTCAGTTCACTTTCCATCCTTCTCCTAAATTTTGTGCATATCTGATCTCTagtttttacataatcctgctgattaacaaacaaacccacaaaaAACAAGctgacagggatgaaaacagaacctgattggtggaggtaataatccAAAACCTCCACCAGGACCGGGCGGTTTCAGGGAATTCAATCTAGCTGCAGCGAAAAAAGCCACATCTCATAAtgtaaaattaaaatgtaagAATCCACAGCAACACTTAATGAGTTCTCCCCCGACTCGAGTAGTCCGGTGCttgttgtgtaatcttgcttttGACCAATCAGCCAGGACCTCCTCGGTGGACATCACGTCTTCTTCCACGATGTGACCACGTGGTTTCGTCTCCACAGGTCTGAGCGAGGTGCGGCCGGGGGGGAAGGCCCCGAGCGTCATCCTGACCTGGAGCCGAGGAGCCGGAGGCCCGGAGGAGATCAGCACCTCCTCGGGGAGGAGGCGGGACTCCGGGACGCCATCGCAGCTCAGCAGGAGCTCGCTGTTTGACCGCTGGCGGGGGCTGCAGCGTCAGGTGGGTCAGAGACGCCCAGAGACGGGAAAACACTGAAGCTACTGCGGGGTCATGTCAGGAGATTGCTCAAGGGGACTCAGGCAGAGAGGGGATGTGAGTTGCATGAACTTACAAGTAGATAACTTCAAACACAAATCACTGAATATGATTCACAGAATTCACTTGAAGGcaaattgtttgtgttttctctttgatgaactttttcactttttaacctgaaataaaaaactggTTTTCTCATGAAGAACAAAAAGCAAAAGCACGAGCGGTGAACTTATCTTCAGGTCCACATTAAATCTGCTTTACCAAACAATAGAATCTGCACAGAAACATTAAGTTGAGACGTTGGCTGAGATCGAACAAATAATTCAAGAACAGAGGGAAAAGCAACTCCTCTGGAAAACACCACATCATCCCCGAGCTCTGCCACATTATAAAGTGCTTTTAAAAGCAACTCCTTCCAATGggaaattaaaatgtgtatgACGTGGCAAAAAATTTGATGATGGCAGaaagagtaaatatatatatatatatatatatatatcactagCACCTGGAATCTTTAAAGAAGCTGCTCTTATATCAGGAGGAAGCAAAGACAAATCATTCTGAACATAGAGaagcaaaaagagagagaatattATAGTTCAGCGTTTGATAACAAAACATCAACTAAACTCAGAAATCTTCTTTTCCATAAAAGAAACGttgatattttttaaaactgacATGAAAAGAACATTAAATTAACTCTATAGATTATAACACAAATGCTATTTTAATTCCAACTGATCGAACCTGAAGATCATATGACTGGATAACGTTAATAAGTCCTTTTGAAGCTGTACATTTTGAGTCGTCCACCGTGAGCTGAGATTGTTAAAATAAAGTGTCAAGGAACAATAAGCACAAATATGATTGGAGggaaacaaatcgctctttctgATTTCTGACTTGGCAAAACTTAGATGTGAGcaatgtcacttcctgttttctgcTGGTGAATCAGCAGCATGGCATTCTGGGAAACCATAATTAATGTTATTAGTTACACCTGCAGTaacaagtcaaaatgtctgctgtgtaaaatgtgtattttcatgGGAGATAGGAGTCGTCACAAGGAGGCTAAGTCACTTTTTATCTGAGGACACAACAACCGGACCGTCTTTTTCTTTGTGTCCTTGAACATCCACAAATCAATCGTGTGTGTCGTTTGGTTACCGAGACTGAAAACCACCTTTATGTccgtctctctttgtctctccttgtctctctttgtctctccttgtctCTCCTGGTCAGATATCGGGCACAGGAGCGACCACCGGGACGTACAGCGGCTCCAAGCTGAGTGCCGGACGctaccagggggcgctgcagcagTTCACCAGCGCTCTGCAGGGCGCCGGCCTCGGGACGTGGCTCCGGAAGTCTCCACAGCCGGGCCGGTTGTCCGTCAGCATGTGAGCAGCTGTGTTAAAGGCTGAAGGTCAGGCTGAAGGTCAGGGAGAAGGTCAGGGTGAAGGTCAGGGGAGTTTACATATCGATGAAGCACAAAGAATGTGACGCTGGATAAAGAAGGAGGTTCTATCGTACGTGGCCTCGATTGGAAAGACGTGCGACAGAAGAGACGATCtacataattatttatttatcattcaaACGGGCACAAAGGAAAATAAGATGTCGGCAAAAGCGGGAGCGGACTTCTGAGTGAGTAACGTTAGCTTTTAGCCTGAAAGCTGCTAATATCAGCTGTGGAGTAGTACTGCCGACGACTTATAATTTAGCTAGCCTGGTAGAAAAATCTCTCAATTCTGCTAGATGCGCTGATTAGCATATTTGGGACATTGCTAAGTCTGCGTTAGTGTCCGATAGACCTTTACGATCAATCCCCTACGTTTTTTAATGTATCCGAATTCCATATAAAACTgttttagtttgagtgagaaaTGGTGATTGAAACCCCGCCCAGAgaagtaaagatggacgactcgtCTCAGCTTCCTCCCGATGGACAAACATGATACAggccatgtcccatctgctgacatggTGGAGGGTTTATAAAGcaagccactagggggcgaacCAGATGATTGAGCTTCTCTTCTGAGGATCAAGTCGAGTTGTTCATCTAGTCTATGATCTGCGCTGCTAAGAATCGTCTAACCGCGGTGTCCCTTGAAAGAATCACCTCATACTTGATCTAAAGAAAGCAGTTGTGCTGTTTTCAGCTATTTTTATACATAAAACAAGTTCGGAGCAACGAGATCTCTTTAAGTTTAATCTTTAGTTTACCAAAACGTGGTTATATTTGGAGTTTGTCACTAGTGGGTTTGAAACGTCTCGATATCGAGCCACATATTGGTTATGCTCTGCTCTGGAGGCTAATGCTCTGGCTAGCTTAAACCTCAACCACCGTGGTATCACCAATTAGCTCGAGTTATTCAAACAGGCACTAAACATCGTATTACCTCTCAGCCACGGAGGCTACGTTTCAATCAGTGCTAGTTAGTTTGTTAGCTAGCAGGAAAAACCATGGAACTGATTTCGAAGGGGTGGGTTGAACATGTTGAGATACGGCACTCCGAGCGCTAAGCTTCTAGTTTCATATGTTTATTAAACCGTTGTTCTAATTAATGTGCCcgaagggtcaaaggtcattccTGCTGTTTAAATACCCAAAGAAAAACCAGTTGAACTTCCAGTTTGATCTTCAATCTACTTTTAAACCTGTGAGGACCCTAAAGATGAATCCTATTTTATTGTGTTCGGTTTCTTTTGAAAATGTTCGTTGTGTTGTCGGTACTGTTGTGTTGCTCACCgtttccattgtgttgcttttgttttcacccTCATGCATTTTGAACAGAGATGTAATGTGCACGTGCTGCCACCTAGTGGGAGCTTGTGAGCATTACAGGATGTGCAGTCCAGACCAAACCTAAgaaaatggttttaaaatgtaGTTTCTTCCCTTTATATCATTTTAATGATTAATTCAGTTACAAATATCCCAAAGGTTGTTTGTTTAGAAGTTGTTTTCTatgtctgtctcctctgaaTGTTTCTGTGAAGGTTTCCTGAGGAGAGAAATGTACCAGAGGATTTCTACTGGTggtgtttattgaaatgtgaACTTTTATTATTCGGTACGCAGAGATTATGTAGTTTATATTGGTCATGAGTATTTTtaccaaataaatgtatttatttgtgataGTTTTTGTGTCTCGTGATGAAATTGAACTTGAACACTGGGTTTCAAAAgatgaactcacacacacagagaaaccactcaatgaggaaacatcccAACACTACCAATGGTTTATTTGATTTCACAAGCAGACGCATGTTCCAGTTACAATCCACAGTTTCCTGTCATCACACAGAACTCAACACGATGGCGGCTGAGCGATGGCTGAAGCTCGTGTGTTTTCACCGGGACTGAACATTCACGTGGAACTGGTGAATTATGAAAGTGGCTCAGTGTTTGGTAAAAAAGTAaagatcaaacacaaacacacactcacacagatttTAATGTTCTTCACACAAACTAAACGTTGCAAAATTCAGAAATATGAAATGTGGCATCATGTCATATAAAAGCTGAttaaagagctgcagctgtaacacacagccacaaacacacGGTTAGAGCTTAGTTAGCGAGAATAACACGTAACTACATTAGTACGTGTGTTATTACACTGAAATCATTACGGACACTTCTCTATTGCTCGAAATACATTTCAATGGGCTCGATAATTGTTTTCATATTAAACACTGGAAATAAAAGGTGGTTTTTAGCCTCGAAGGAGAGAAACTTCTGTCACGTCCAGAGCCCGACTGATTCATAGGTTTGCAGAATATTAATTTCAAAGTATTACCTCTAATCACAGCAGAGACTGTTAATAGTTATTCAGTCGACCCCAAACGGGCAGGAAGGTCAGGGACTACTTCTCCAAAGAGGATGTAGTTGTCTGAAATGAGATCTATATCAAATCAGCATCTGTGTTTGAGTTTGCAGATAACAGACGAAATAAAGCCTAAAAGATCTTTactcatgtttatattttgtcttatttttggtttattttatcgGCTAATATATATCGAAAGGAGTTTTTACTTCCCAATATCGGTATCAACCCAAGACCAGAATCTGTCGGGCTCCTTCCTTTCAGGTTGGAACTCGCAGCTTCGTTACAAACAGAAAGACGAGCTCCACGAATCAAAAATGAGAAACGTGATCACTGTGAGATGAActgtgcttgtttgtgtaaCGAGCTGAACCACACACACGTGAGAACTACAGCTGCACCACGTTTTTAAACATTGACTTGgaacaccagacacacacagacacacacagacacacatcatctCAGCCTCTCCCATTCACTTGAACACgtgttcagtgtttttctgGCAGTGAGGAAGCATCACAACACTCTTTGACTTGTTTTTAAAAGTACCACGACAAACATGACACCGACAGAATCCCCACGACAGTGATTCAGCACTAACGACTAAAGGGTTTTGCCAtgaattacaaataaaaaccttGCTGTTATCTTTTTTAACAATCGTGTTAAGTGCTGATACGACAGGCAGGTCGGGCATCAGAGGGTTTCAACGTCCCGTTTAATACTGAACACCAAATACGACATATTTAGAATCAAgccttttaaattaattaaaaaaattagttttgataaaattataaaatgtgttattttttctGTGCAACGTGTCCAAAGCAACTCGACCTTCCTCCACATGAAACAGTGTCACTGTTACTTTCTCCTGCTTCAACCCTAACCCACGAGTTCTCTCTGTGGACTAACGACTCATCaactgtgaaaagaaaagatggaggaaaCTCTTCCAGGAGTTTATCTTATCACTGTTTGGTTTCAACTGGTTATTTGATGGTATAAACGTGCTGAGAcgtcgtgattggtcgagcctgTGAATCAGCAGGACCTGCACAGACTCCGCCTCCACATGACGTCAACGAGCACAAGATGGCGGAACCCTGATATTTTGGTTATATTTTTgtacaacaggaggaagtggacacgGGTCGTCCATCTGTAATTACATTCTAAATTACCTAACAAACATCTTTTTCGATCTTTTTCAAGAAACCACCGAAGAAGAACCAGACAAATTTCActtaaaagagaaaagtttaaCTTTCCCCTATTTCTGTGTTCAAACGCTGGAGTTATCTTTTCTAAAACAGCGACtggtatatttatttaaaggtgTATTACTCACTCAGACAGAGACGTCTACACACTGAGCAGGACCGACCCACAACAAACTGTCACCcgacaaaacacaacaacacgttGAAAAGCTTTTCTTAGTATAATGTGGATCATAGATGAGACGCTGTGAATCTCAGGAGCCACACAGAACAATTTGGAATCAAAAGTTCAAATCAACAAGTTAATCGAATATTAACTCCAGAAATAAACGACCCATAACTAATTAAACTTGTGGATTATTTCTGCCAAACTTGACGATTTGTTGTCTCACAGGTTTTTACCTCTCCTGTTAGAACTCTGTGCTTTTTTCATCAGTTTGGTTTCTGTTTTCTTACGTCGAGGAATCAGCTCCACACAGAAGACACACAGTTGTGTTGGGGTTGTTTCAGTGGAGGTGATTTCCAGACTGAGGCAGGTGCAGCAGGCAGCGAGAACAGGTCCTTGGTTCCTTCTCAGGTAGATTGGAGGACCTGTCGGCTCGAGAAGACGGCTGTGAAGAGTCATTCTCATTGAGTCGTTAATTACATTCAGATCTCACAGACAAGAGCAGGGGGACACCTTTGACAGCCGCCTCCTCAGCCGACAGGTGGTTGACTCCAAACACCCCCAGCTCTGGGTGGAGTGTCACTGGCAGCTCACAGGAGGAGgtcacttctcctgcagcagggCGGGgatgttgatgttccagccgaTGGCCTGCCGGTCGAAGCCACAGCTGAACAGGTTGCAGGAGGCGTTGTCCTCACACCAGGTGGAGCAGCACACCATGCGCCGGTGACCCtgaccagacaaacacaaacacaaacacacacacaacaactgtTAAACACTGAGCACAAGGACGAGCTACGTGCTGTGAGACAAACAAGAGAGTAAACAAATCAAGTGAATGTTGCTGCAAATGCAAAATCCGActattttacatatttacatgtgTTCAGGTGTCTCCTAAAACCTTTGGAGGAGTTTTGAAACGTGATTAATTTACACAGTCATGTGATCAAGCTCCGTCAGATCACAATCTAATCACCAAAGTAATATTACTGCAGATGTAAATGTGGTTCACGTGAGCAACGGGAGTGAGACACAGTCGTTCTAGAATTCACTCAAAACTTTacttatacatttttttgtgtgtgtgtgtgtgtgtgtgtgtgtgtgtgtgtgtgtgtgtgtgtctgtgtgcgtctcctccactgactcacctgtctgttGGTCCGCGGGAGTCGAGCCAGTCGCACCCCCGACATGTCGAACAGTCGGACCTGCCGATTGTCGTGAGGGAGGGCGATGATTCTCTGGTTCACCGACACGCTGATCCTGAACCGGACGAACACACACCAGCATCACAacagtgtaacacacacacaggcagctcAACATGATGTAGTTAAAGGCATCACACAAAagattacaacatttttacagtttGAATGAACAAATCCATTCATTCTTTGTAAATTCACGCTCATGTAAATAAAATGCAAACAAGCGTTATCTTAGGGTTTTGATCTGAAAGAGGAAAACTGATGAGAAACATTAATGTTAGTTTCAAACCATAAACTACAAAGTGTGTTTTCCACTGGAGAGAAATTTGACCAGTGCTGAATGCTCCAGTTTGAGCATCAAATTTTACACTggtcactgttttgcatttcactttttacttcacttttcatatcttttatctcttatatatttttatttagatatgtttatgtctaaataaatgttagttTGTATATTGTAAAAAGttagtaaataagaagtaaatagtgagtaaatatatatagtttttttattgcttttcttatgtgtgttgtatttattgtgtttttatgtttctatgttcattgtatgcacaataaccagagcaaattccaggtAGATGTAAACCTACTtgacaataaatactttctgattctgattgtgaTCTTATTATCCTCAAATGTTCTGTATAATCATCTGTGTTAATAATCATAGACAGTGAGTTTGTGTTGGATGAAACCTGTTGACAGCCGAGTCGGTGCGGATGGTGGCGATGGGCGACCTCATGTTCTTCAGGTCCCACACTTTGACGGTTCGGTCGTCGCTGCCGGACACAACGTTGTCTCCCACCGTGAAGACAGCCGAGGTCACCGTGCTGCCGACCACAAGGAACCAGGTGAGACACTGAACTACATGGGTTTCCattatcaaaatgttttatttcctctaGAATCCCCAAAAACAGTTTTACCTGGTTCAAAACAAATCAGTATTTAAAGTTCAGACAGGTAAACTTCTCAGTAAAAAGTTCAAATACAACATCGATGCATCTATGTTCTAGTTCTTTGGCTGTTTATTGATAGTATTTGACCTCAcatacatgttgtgtgtgtgtgtgtgtgtgtgtgtgtgtgtgtgtgtgtgtgtgtctgtgtgagactgACTCAGTGTGTCCCTGGAACACGTTGACAGAGTGGATGGACGGATCTCTGAAGTCCCACAGTCTGAAGGTGGTGTCTCTGGACGAGGTGACCACCAGACGTTGGGTGGGGTGTGTGCAGCAGTGGGTCAGCTCCTGGTCAtgacctgcacacaaacacaaacacaaacacacacacacacacacacatgattaaaTAGTTACCTTTTGTTGCAACCCTGCAGTTAGTGGGGGTAATTAttgcgccctctgctggattcCAAGGCAAACTACTTCAATCGGTGTGTTGCAACAAATGTCTGAATTCTTAATAAAACTTCCCAACTGAAACATGATGTGTTCCTTCCTCCTaccagtgagtgagtgaacCAGCTCGGACGTCTCCACATCGTACAGGTTGGCGGCTCGATCCCAGGAGGCCGTCACCACCTGTTTGCCCCCCACCAGCCAATCAGCCGCGATCACCACGCCCTGGTGGCTCCGCAGAGTCGTGGTCGCCACGCGGACAGAGGGACAATCGTTTGGACCCTCCACTTCCCCGTCGGCCTCGTCTTTATCAGAAAAGTCCACGTCGTCCTCACAGGGCGTCTGCTGCTGGGACAGACGGGGACAGACGATGGAAGGATGAGACGGGAAACAGACGTTAACACAACTCACGCAACttcagaaacacaaactgaagagGCTGTTGATGCTCACGCTCATATCAGCAACAGGCTGCGGAGTCGGAAGCTGGACCATGTACCTCCAGATGTGAGCGGTCTGGTCTCCGGAGGCTGAGGACGGGAGAGAAGGGACAAAGAcagaactctggagaatgtccacacAACAGCGTCCGGACATTctctgaactctggataatttcaggagcgGTTATCTAGAGAAGCTCTTCTGTTTGTGACTGCAACTCCACGTGTACAGTAAAATGTTAttacaaaatgaaaaatccCATATATCTAAATATCAATACGAGGAGGTTCAGCTCGGCTCATATTTGGGTCTTtatccagaaaataaaagcgCAGAAAACAAAAGTGTGTTTGACACCACATTGGatattcaggatgtttccttaCCTGTGAGAGCCATCTGCTCAGTGGGGTGGAACTTGATGGAGTTGACTGTGGACACATGGTTAACTGTATTACTTCACAACAGACAACATTCTATTTACTTTCATATACGAACATTATTTTTGGCGTATTTCAaaagcacacattcacacgtttCATAACTTTACAGCAGA
It includes:
- the LOC128454752 gene encoding WD repeat-containing protein 37 isoform X2; this translates as MPVESGTSAAARQAKQKRKSHSLSIRRTNSTEQERSGLQRDMLEGQDSKLPVSLRSNLLDLFSQIEREFENLYIENLELRREIETLNDRLAPDGQTFEGADLAKGALKTKASHSTSQLSQKLKTTYKASTSKPRSNSCHARVGGTRSFSVTGWELWGGDSWIVSSFKATTSRAVCQLVREYVGHRDGIWDLSVTRTQPVVLGTASADHTAMLWSIETGKCLLKYLGHQGSVNSIKFHPTEQMALTASGDQTAHIWRYMVQLPTPQPVADMSQTPCEDDVDFSDKDEADGEVEGPNDCPSVRVATTTLRSHQGVVIAADWLVGGKQVVTASWDRAANLYDVETSELVHSLTGHDQELTHCCTHPTQRLVVTSSRDTTFRLWDFRDPSIHSVNVFQGHTDTVTSAVFTVGDNVVSGSDDRTVKVWDLKNMRSPIATIRTDSAVNRISVSVNQRIIALPHDNRQVRLFDMSGVRLARLPRTNRQGHRRMVCCSTWCEDNASCNLFSCGFDRQAIGWNINIPALLQEK
- the LOC128454752 gene encoding WD repeat-containing protein 37 isoform X3; this translates as MPVESGTSAAARQAKQKRKSHSLSIRRTNSTEQERSGLQRDMLEGQSPDNLESFMRMEDSKLPVSLRSNLLDLFSQIEREFENLYIENLELRREIETLNDRLAPDGQTFEGADLAKGALKTKASHSTSQLSQKLKTTYKASTSKIVSSFKATTSRAVCQLVREYVGHRDGIWDLSVTRTQPVVLGTASADHTAMLWSIETGKCLLKYLGHQGSVNSIKFHPTEQMALTASGDQTAHIWRYMVQLPTPQPVADMSQTPCEDDVDFSDKDEADGEVEGPNDCPSVRVATTTLRSHQGVVIAADWLVGGKQVVTASWDRAANLYDVETSELVHSLTGHDQELTHCCTHPTQRLVVTSSRDTTFRLWDFRDPSIHSVNVFQGHTDTVTSAVFTVGDNVVSGSDDRTVKVWDLKNMRSPIATIRTDSAVNRISVSVNQRIIALPHDNRQVRLFDMSGVRLARLPRTNRQGHRRMVCCSTWCEDNASCNLFSCGFDRQAIGWNINIPALLQEK
- the LOC128454752 gene encoding WD repeat-containing protein 37 isoform X1 — translated: MPVESGTSAAARQAKQKRKSHSLSIRRTNSTEQERSGLQRDMLEGQSPDNLESFMRMEDSKLPVSLRSNLLDLFSQIEREFENLYIENLELRREIETLNDRLAPDGQTFEGADLAKGALKTKASHSTSQLSQKLKTTYKASTSKPRSNSCHARVGGTRSFSVTGWELWGGDSWIVSSFKATTSRAVCQLVREYVGHRDGIWDLSVTRTQPVVLGTASADHTAMLWSIETGKCLLKYLGHQGSVNSIKFHPTEQMALTASGDQTAHIWRYMVQLPTPQPVADMSQTPCEDDVDFSDKDEADGEVEGPNDCPSVRVATTTLRSHQGVVIAADWLVGGKQVVTASWDRAANLYDVETSELVHSLTGHDQELTHCCTHPTQRLVVTSSRDTTFRLWDFRDPSIHSVNVFQGHTDTVTSAVFTVGDNVVSGSDDRTVKVWDLKNMRSPIATIRTDSAVNRISVSVNQRIIALPHDNRQVRLFDMSGVRLARLPRTNRQGHRRMVCCSTWCEDNASCNLFSCGFDRQAIGWNINIPALLQEK
- the LOC128454752 gene encoding WD repeat-containing protein 37 isoform X4, with amino-acid sequence MPVESGTSAAARQAKQKRKSHSLSIRRTNSTEQERSGLQRDMLEGQDSKLPVSLRSNLLDLFSQIEREFENLYIENLELRREIETLNDRLAPDGQTFEGADLAKGALKTKASHSTSQLSQKLKTTYKASTSKIVSSFKATTSRAVCQLVREYVGHRDGIWDLSVTRTQPVVLGTASADHTAMLWSIETGKCLLKYLGHQGSVNSIKFHPTEQMALTASGDQTAHIWRYMVQLPTPQPVADMSQTPCEDDVDFSDKDEADGEVEGPNDCPSVRVATTTLRSHQGVVIAADWLVGGKQVVTASWDRAANLYDVETSELVHSLTGHDQELTHCCTHPTQRLVVTSSRDTTFRLWDFRDPSIHSVNVFQGHTDTVTSAVFTVGDNVVSGSDDRTVKVWDLKNMRSPIATIRTDSAVNRISVSVNQRIIALPHDNRQVRLFDMSGVRLARLPRTNRQGHRRMVCCSTWCEDNASCNLFSCGFDRQAIGWNINIPALLQEK